One Thermodesulfovibrionales bacterium DNA window includes the following coding sequences:
- the mnmG gene encoding tRNA uridine-5-carboxymethylaminomethyl(34) synthesis enzyme MnmG, giving the protein MTESARYDVIVIGGGHAGCEAALAASRMGLATCMFTMNLDTIAQMSCNPAIGGLAKGHLVREIDSLGGEMAKNTDRAGIQFRMLNRSKGPAVWSLRAQADRVLYRLSLRAVMESREDLAIKQATVERIVAEDGRIKGVVTSLGVFYGAGTVIVTTGTFLKGLIHIGLENFPSGRAGEFPSVGLSDSLRGLGLKMGRLKTGTPPRLDAKSIDFSKTAVQYGDDPPLPFSFTTERIMNPQLPCYVTYTNSETHRIIRESLDRSPLYSGRIKSIGPRYCPSIEDKVVRFFDRERHQVFLEPEGLETTEYYANGISTSLPYDVQERLVRTIRGLEDAEIMRPAYAIEYDFVYPHQLKHNLETRQVEGLFLAGQINGTSGYEEAAAQGLIAGINAALKLLGRDPLVLGRHEAYIGVLIDDLVTKGTQEPYRMFTSRAEYRLLLRHGNADIRLMEKGHEIGLLDAVTYGRFREKKMLLQGEIARIEKTRIKPPQVNEVLSALGTTTLREDTTLGQLLKRPEVTYELIRKVSPPEPALTADIGREVETEIKYRGYILQQTEMARKLKRMDDRRIPHGFNFASISGLSKEIILKLEDVRPANIGQASRIPGVTPAAVSLLLIAIEKGRRKAL; this is encoded by the coding sequence ATGACAGAAAGCGCTCGGTATGATGTGATTGTTATTGGAGGCGGTCACGCCGGATGTGAAGCTGCGCTCGCCGCTTCGCGGATGGGTTTGGCTACATGCATGTTTACCATGAACCTTGATACGATCGCCCAGATGTCCTGTAACCCTGCCATCGGCGGCCTTGCAAAGGGGCACCTCGTGAGGGAGATAGACTCGCTGGGCGGTGAAATGGCGAAGAATACGGACAGGGCGGGAATTCAGTTCAGGATGCTCAACAGATCGAAGGGGCCGGCGGTCTGGTCCCTCAGGGCGCAGGCGGATAGGGTTCTTTACCGGCTTTCTCTGAGGGCGGTGATGGAATCCCGGGAAGACCTAGCGATAAAGCAGGCCACCGTCGAAAGGATTGTTGCAGAAGACGGCAGAATAAAGGGCGTTGTCACCTCCCTTGGGGTTTTTTATGGTGCTGGAACCGTCATTGTGACAACCGGAACATTCTTGAAAGGGCTTATCCATATAGGACTCGAGAACTTTCCATCGGGCAGGGCCGGAGAGTTTCCATCAGTCGGCCTTTCCGACTCTCTCAGAGGGCTTGGACTGAAAATGGGTCGGCTGAAGACGGGGACGCCCCCGAGACTGGATGCAAAATCGATAGATTTTTCTAAAACGGCTGTCCAATACGGAGACGACCCGCCGCTCCCTTTCTCCTTCACCACGGAGAGGATCATGAACCCCCAACTCCCCTGTTATGTGACGTATACCAATAGTGAGACTCACAGGATAATACGGGAAAGTCTCGACCGCTCACCTCTTTACAGTGGCAGGATAAAGTCTATCGGTCCACGATACTGTCCGTCCATTGAGGATAAGGTCGTGAGGTTCTTCGATCGGGAGAGGCACCAGGTCTTCCTTGAACCGGAAGGCCTCGAGACGACAGAGTACTATGCGAACGGCATCTCCACCAGTCTTCCCTACGATGTCCAGGAGAGGCTCGTAAGGACCATCCGGGGGCTCGAAGACGCGGAGATAATGCGGCCTGCCTACGCTATCGAGTATGATTTCGTTTATCCGCACCAGTTGAAACACAACCTCGAAACAAGGCAGGTGGAGGGGCTCTTTCTTGCGGGCCAGATAAACGGTACATCGGGATATGAAGAGGCCGCGGCGCAGGGACTGATTGCAGGAATCAATGCCGCCTTGAAACTGCTCGGTCGTGATCCTCTGGTTCTCGGAAGGCATGAGGCTTACATAGGGGTTCTCATCGACGACCTGGTGACAAAGGGAACACAAGAGCCTTACCGGATGTTTACGTCACGCGCCGAATACAGGCTTCTCCTGCGACACGGCAACGCCGACATACGTCTCATGGAAAAAGGCCATGAAATCGGTCTCCTCGACGCCGTGACATATGGGCGCTTCAGAGAGAAGAAGATGCTCCTTCAGGGAGAGATAGCGCGTATCGAGAAAACTCGCATAAAACCGCCACAGGTAAATGAGGTGCTATCCGCCTTAGGTACCACCACCCTCAGGGAAGATACCACGCTCGGGCAGCTCTTGAAGCGTCCGGAAGTAACCTACGAACTCATCAGGAAGGTTTCCCCTCCGGAGCCCGCCTTGACGGCAGATATCGGCAGGGAAGTCGAGACGGAAATTAAGTATCGCGGGTACATCCTCCAGCAGACGGAGATGGCGAGGAAACTGAAGCGGATGGACGACAGGAGGATACCACATGGGTTCAATTTTGCATCAATCAGCGGACTCTCAAAGGAGATAATCCTGAAGCTCGAAGATGTGAGGCCGGCAAACATCGGCCAAGCGAGCAGGATCCCGGGGGTCACGCCTGCGGCAGTGTCACTTCTTTTGATTGCGATAGAGAAGGGGCGGCGTAAGGCACTATAG